From Xenopus tropicalis strain Nigerian chromosome 3, UCB_Xtro_10.0, whole genome shotgun sequence, the proteins below share one genomic window:
- the LOC100496919 gene encoding histone H2A type 1, whose product MSGRGKQGGKTRAKAKTRSSRAGLQFPVGRVHRLLRKGNYAERVGAGAPVYLAAVLEYLTAEILELAGNAARDNKKTRIIPRHLQLAVRNDEELNKLLGGVTIAQGGVLPNIQSVLLPKKTESTKAAKSK is encoded by the coding sequence ATGTCAGGAAGAGGCAAACAAGGCGGGAAGACCCGGGCAAAGGCCAAGACTCGCTCATCTCgggctgggctgcagttcccagtCGGCCGTGTTCACCGGCTGCTGAGGAAAGGCAATTATGCTGAGCGGGTGGGAGCCGGAGCTCCAGTCTATCTTGCCGCAGTGCTGGAGTATCTGACCGCTGAGATcctggagttggccgggaacgctgcccgggataacaagaagacccgtatcatccccaggcacctgcagctcgctgtgcgcaacgatgaggagctgaacaaactgctcggaggggtgactatcgctcagggcggtgtcctgcccaacatccagtccGTGCTGCTCCCTAAGAAAACCGAGAGCACCAAAGCGGCCAAGAGCAAGTGA
- the LOC100496445 gene encoding histone H2B 1.1, which produces MPEPAKSAPAPKKGSKKAVSKTQKKDGKKRRKSRKESYAIYVYKVLKQVHPDTGISSKAMSIMNSFVNDVFERIAGEASRLAHYNKRSTITSREIQTAVRLLLPGELAKHAVSEGTKAVTKYTSAK; this is translated from the coding sequence ATGCCCGAACCCGCCAAATCCGCCCCAGCGCCAAAGAAAGGCTCTAAGAAAGCGGTGAGTAAAACGcagaagaaagatgggaagaagcgcaggaagaGCAGGAAGGAGAGTTACGCCATCTACGTGTACAAAgtgctgaagcaggtgcacccTGATACCGGCATCTCTtccaaggccatgagcatcatgaactcctttgtTAACGATGTGTTCgagcgcatcgcaggggaagcctcccgcctggctcattacaacaagcgctccaccatcacctcccgggagatccagaccgcggtccgcctgctgctgcctggggagctggccaagcacGCTGTGTCCGAGGGGACAAAGGCTGTGACTAAATACACCAGCGCCAAGTAA
- the LOC101732103 gene encoding histone H4 yields the protein MSGRGKGGKGLGKGGAKRHRKVLRDNIQGITKPAIRRLARRGGVKRISGLIYEETRGVLKVFLENVIRDAVTYTEHAKRKTVTAMDVVYALKRQGRTLYGFGG from the coding sequence ATGTCTGGCAGAGGCAAGGGCGGTAAGGGCctggggaaaggaggcgccaagcgccacaggaaggtgctgcgggataacatccaggggatcaccaagcccgccatccgccgcctggcacgcagagggggagtcaagcgcatctccGGCCTCATttatgaggagactcggggggtgCTGAAAGTTTTCCTGGAGAACGTTATCCGGGACGCtgtcacctacaccgagcacgccaagaggaagactGTTACCGCTATGGATGTGGTGTAtgctctcaagcgccagggccgcactctctacggaTTCGGGGGTTAA
- the LOC101732157 gene encoding histone H1B: MQLSQSADRVDSIKGEQKSAAGIFLFSEKNDRRFAMAEAAETAPAPPPAEPAAKKKKQSKKAAGATKSKKPSGPSVSELIVKAVSASKERSGVSLAALKKALAAGGYDVEKNNSRLKLALKGLVSKETLVQVKGSGASGSFKLNKKQLQSKEKAAPAAAKAKKPAAKKAAKSPKKPKKVSAAAKSPKKVVKKAAKAAKSPKKVAKKAAKAAKSPIKPKAAKAKKVAKSPAKKSVKPKAAKSPAKAKAAKPKVAKAKKAAPKKK, encoded by the coding sequence ATGcaactgagccaatcagcagacagAGTAGATTCTATAAAAGGAGAACAGAAAAGCGCGGCTGGTATATTTCTATTTTCTGAAAAGAACGATAGAAGATTTGCAATGGCTGAAGCAGCTGAGACGGCGCCTGCTCCTCCCCCGGCTGAACCCGCAGCCAAGAAGAAGAAACAGAGCAAGAAAGCAGCGGGGGCCACTAAATCCAAGAAGCCATCTGGGCCCAGTGTGTCCGAACTGATAGTCAAAGCCGTATCCGCTTCCAAGGAGCGCAGCGGGGTGTCCCTGGCAGCTCTGAAGAAGGCTCTGGCTGCAGGAGGTTACGATGTGGAGAAGAATAACAGCCGCCTCAAGCTGGCTCTCAAGGGCTTGGTCAGTAAGGAGACCCTTGTCCAAGTGAAAGGGAGCGGAGCCTCCGGGTCCTTCAAGCTCAACAAGAAGCAGCTGCAGAGTAAGGAGAAGGCGGCACCGGCAGCAGCCAAAGCCAAGAAACCGGCAGCAAAGAAGGCAGCCAAGTCCCCGAAGAAGCCCAAGAAGGTGTCCGCAGCCGCCAAGAGCCCAAAGAAGGTGGTGAAGAAAGCAGCAAAGGCCGCCAAGAGCCCAAAGAAGGTGGCGAAGAAAGCAGCAAAGGCAGCGAAGAGCCCCATAAAGCCTAAAGCTGCCAAAGCCAAGAAAGTGGCCAAGAGCCCCGCAAAAAAGAGCGTGAAGCCCAAAGCTGCCAAAAGCCCCGCAAAGGCCAAAGCAGCCAAACCCAAAGTGGCTAAAGCAAAGAAAGCCGCCCCTAAGAAGAAATAA
- the LOC100497082 gene encoding histone H2B 1.1, whose protein sequence is MPEPAKSAPAPKKGSKKAVSKTQKKDGKKRRKSRKESYAIYVYKVLKQVHPDTGISSKAMSIMNSFVNDVFERIAGEASRLAHYNKRSTITSREIQTAVRLLLPGELAKHAVSEGTKAVTKYTSAK, encoded by the coding sequence ATGCCCGAACCTGCCAAATCCGCCCCAGCGCCAAAGAAAGGCTCTAAGAAAGCGGTGAGTAAAACGcagaagaaagatgggaagaagcgcaggaagaGCAGGAAGGAGAGTTACGCCATCTACGTGTACAAAgtgctgaagcaggtgcacccTGATACCGGCATCTCTtccaaggccatgagcatcatgaactcctttgtTAACGATGTGTTCgagcgcatcgcaggggaagcctcccgcctggctcattacaacaagcgctccaccatcacctcccgggagatccagaccgcggtccgcctgctgctgcctggggagctggccaagcacGCTGTGTCCGAGGGGACAAAGGCTGTGACTAAATACACCAGCGCCAAGTAA